In the Choloepus didactylus isolate mChoDid1 chromosome 5, mChoDid1.pri, whole genome shotgun sequence genome, one interval contains:
- the LOC119535005 gene encoding cytochrome c oxidase subunit 7A2, mitochondrial-like produces the protein MLRNLLALRQIAQRTISTASRRQFENKVAGKQKLFQEDNGTPVHLKDGTADVLLYRATMVLTVGGTMYTVYQLAMASFPKKQD, from the coding sequence ATGCTGAGGAATCTGTTGGCTCTTCGTCAAATTGCCCAGAGGACCATAAGTACTGCTTCACGCAGgcaatttgaaaataaagttgcAGGAAAACAAAAGCTATTTCAGGAGGATAATGGAACACCAGTGCACCTGAAGGACGGGACAGCTGATGTCCTCCTGTATAGAGCCACTATGGTTCTCACAGTCGGTGGGACAATGTACACTGTGTATCAGCTGGCCATGGCTTCATTTCCCAAGAAGCAGGATTGA